From Eptesicus fuscus isolate TK198812 chromosome 13, DD_ASM_mEF_20220401, whole genome shotgun sequence, the proteins below share one genomic window:
- the LOC129151252 gene encoding mas-related G-protein coupled receptor member X1-like — MDMTVTAWETELTPTNGSDRAFYQLYTEKIILEVLSAIVALVGLAGNAVVLWLLGFRMRRNAFSVYILNLAGADFLFLCSQSIYILYEIFYLHFVLKKVYRFLMPVSIFAYISGLSFLSAISTERCVSVLWPIWYRCRRPSHMSAVTCALLWSLSLLMTILDKNNCFHLFDSLNHPMCQVFDFIRLPWFILLFVLLSGSSLALMTRLLCGPHRIPLTRLYVTIMLSMLVFLPLGITWFLSFWFSDDFNTNHLSMTILLLSCVNSCANPIIYFLVGSFRQRWRKRKHTLRLVLQRALQDTPVVDEPGESLPGETLYMSESSPGQ; from the coding sequence ATGGATATGACTGTCACAGCCTGGGAGACCGAGCTCACCCCAACCAATGGAAGTGATCGGGCCTTTTATCAACTTTATACAGAGAAAATAATCCTGGAAGTACTGTCAGCCATCGTGGCcctggtggggctggcagggaacGCGGTGGTGCTCTGGCTCCTGGGCTTCCGCATGCGCAGGAACGCCTTCTCTGTCTACATCCTCAACCTGGCGGGGGCcgacttcctcttcctctgcagtcagagtatatatattttatatgaaattttctACTTACATTTTGTCCTCAAAAAAGTCTACAGATTTCTCATGCCTGTGTCAATCTTTGCCTACATCTCAGGCCTGAGCTttctcagcgccatcagcacagAGCGCTGCGTGTCTGTCCTGTGGCCCATCTGGTACCGCTGCCGCCGCCCCAGTCACATGTCCGCTGTCACGTGTGCCCTGCTGTGGTCCCTGTCCCTACTGATGACCATCCTGGATAAAAATAACTGTTTCCATCTGTTCGATTCATTAAACCATCCCATGTGTCAGGTATTTGACTTCATCAGACTGCCgtggtttattttgttatttgtgcttctctctgggtccagcctggccctgatgacCAGACTGCTGTGTGGCCCCCACCGGATACCACTAACCAGGCTCTACGTGACCATCATGCTCTCAATGCTGGTCTTCCTGCCCTTGGGCATCACCTGGTTCCTCTCATTCTGGTTTTCAGATGACTTTAATACCAACCATCTTTCCATGACGATATTACTTCTATCCTGTGTTAACAGCTGTGCCAACCCCATCATTTACTTCTTAGTTGGTTCCTTCAGGCAGCGATGGCGGAAGCGGAAACACACCCTGAGGCTGGTTCTCCAGAGGGCTCTGCAGGACACTCCTGtggtggatgaacctggagaaagCCTTCCTGGGGAAACACTGTACATGTCGGAAAGCAGTCCGGGGCAGTGA
- the LOC129151251 gene encoding mas-related G-protein coupled receptor member X1-like codes for MDMTITASEINLTTTNRIDQAIYQHYTEFIILQLLTVIVALVGLAGNAVVLWLLEFRMRRNAFSVYILNLAGADFLFLCCRFIRSLVSLFDVNFVRVISRFLLPVSGFAYISGLSFLSAISTERCMSVLWPIWYRCRRPSHMSAVLCALLWALSLLLSILEVNYCGFLVRNIHLVWCQVLDLITVAWLILLFVLLSGSSLALMTRLLCGSQRVPPTRLYMTIVITVLVFLLCGLPFGIHWFLIVWFPNEFHALFHLSMIVTLLSSVNSCANPIIYFFVGSFRQRWRKQRHTLRLVLQRALQDTPEVDEPGESLPGETLEMSGTSLGQ; via the coding sequence ATGGATATGACTATCACAGCCTCGGAGATCAACCTCACAACAACCAATAGAATTGATCAGGCCATTTATCAACATTATACAGAGTTCATAATCCTGCAATTACTGACAGTCATCGTGGCcctggtggggctggcagggaacGCGGTGGTGCTGTGGCTCTTGGAGTTCCGCATGCGCAGGAACGCCTTCTCTGTCTACATCCTCAACTTGGCGGGGGCcgacttcctcttcctctgctgcCGATTTATACGTAGTCTAGTTTCACTCTTCGACGTCAACTTTGTTAGAGTAATTAGCAGATTTCTCTTGCCTGTGTCAGGCTTTGCCTATATCTCAGGCCTGAGCTttctcagcgccatcagcacggAGCGCTGCATGTCTGTCTTGTGGCCCATCTGGTACCGCTGCCGCCGCCCCAGTCATATGTCCGCTGTCCTCTgtgccctgctctgggccctgtccctgctgctgaGCATCCTGGAAGTGAACTACTGTGGCTTCCTGGTGAGGAATATACATCTTGTTTGGTGTCAAGTATTAGATCTCATCACTGTGGCGTGGCTGATTTTGTTATTTGTGCTTCTCTCTgggtccagcctggccctgatgacCAGACTGTTGTGTGGCTCCCAACGGGTGCCGCCCACCAGGCTCTACATGACCATCGTGATCACGGTACTGGTCTTCCTCCTCTGTGGCCTGCCCTTTGGCATCCACTGGTTCCTCATAGTCTGGTTTCCAAATGAATTTCATGCCCTCTTTCATCTTTCCATGATTGTAACACTTCTGTCCTCTGTCAATAGCTGTGCCAACCCCATCATTTACTTCTTCGTTGGCTCCTTCAGGCAGCGATGGAGGAAGCAGAGACACACTCTGAGGCTGGTTCTCCAGAGGGCTCTGCAGGACACTCCTGaagtggatgaacctggagaaagCCTTCCTGGGGAAACCCTGGAAATGTCGGGAACCAGTCTGGGGCAGTGA